In a single window of the Nocardioides sp. L-11A genome:
- a CDS encoding TadE/TadG family type IV pilus assembly protein: protein MSRGERGSALVDFTLATLVLVPLVLGMLQVALVLHVRTTLAAAASEGARLAATADRGPGDGVARTRAQIADALAGRYAEDVEVRRVLVEGAPGVEIVVRAQVPALGLGGPAVGLTVTGRAVEEDPR, encoded by the coding sequence GTGAGCCGGGGCGAGCGCGGCTCGGCGCTGGTCGACTTCACCCTGGCGACCCTCGTGCTCGTGCCGCTGGTGCTCGGCATGCTCCAGGTCGCGCTCGTCCTCCACGTGCGGACGACCCTCGCGGCCGCCGCCTCCGAGGGCGCCCGGCTGGCGGCCACCGCGGACCGCGGTCCCGGGGACGGGGTGGCCCGGACCCGGGCCCAGATCGCCGACGCGCTCGCGGGGCGCTACGCCGAGGACGTCGAGGTACGGCGGGTCCTGGTCGAGGGTGCGCCGGGGGTCGAGATCGTGGTGCGCGCCCAGGTTCCCGCCCTCGGTCTCGGTGGCCCCGCGGTCGGCCTGACGGTCACCGGCCGGGCGGTCGAGGAGGATCCGCGGTGA